In Anopheles arabiensis isolate DONGOLA chromosome 2, AaraD3, whole genome shotgun sequence, the genomic window CACCAGCGTCCGACACGCTGTACGAGTTCCCGCACATGAAGGAAACGCCCAAATCGTTCTCCAAGTTCCAGGAGCCGAAGACGTACGCCAGCATTCACCCGTCCGAGCAGCCGTTCAAAACGCTCAGCACCACGATCTTCATGAAGCCGGCCGTTTCGGAACCGAGCTTTGCGTCCACCGCCGGTAAACCGATCCAAAACCTTACCACGTCGGTCGGGTTGAACGCTTCGCCGAGTGACGCTACCAAGACGGAGTACTACACCGATTCCGAGGTGACGACGTACTATGTACTCCCCAACGGCACTGAGATCAGGCTCGGAGACGACCCAGCCAAGATACCGCAGGAGTTCCGCATCACCTCGGACGATGCGTCTTTCCTCAGCAGCAACTACTCCACCAAGCTGGCGGAGGACTTTGCGATGAAGTACAACTGGGACAGTTTGCATGCGGTCGCCGACGGGGAGTTTTATCTTGGGTCTGCTTCGGATGCGGGACTGAAGGCGCTGATGAAGGATGCAGCCAAATCGTCCACTGCCAAGCACCACGAACCGATCGAGTACATCGTGCGGGACAAGAAGAAGCTGAAACCGCTCGTATTCCCCAAGGTGCCGCACAAACCGATCAAAACGGTAACGATCTACAAGTCGACCCACCGGTCGTCGGACGACATGGAGGGCGGATTCGAGCCAATGATCGGTGTGCAGCCTCCGATGGACAAGAAGAGCGAACTGCCCGGAGGGGACGACGAGTTCTACTACACGAACGAGGCGGtcgagctggaggaggatccGTCGAAGGCGTCCAAGAAGAATGCCGTGTTTATGCCGGGTCAGGGCATGATGGGTGGACGAATGCCCGGACCGGGCATGATGCTAAAGCTCGGACCAGGGTCCATGCCCGTGCGGGAACCACAGGGACCGGCACCGGCCCAGGACATGGACATGAGTGCGGAACCGTCGAAAAAGCACCAATACTTTGTGCTGTACCACATCGAGGACAAGGAAAAGAAGCCGTCCCGTCCGCATGTCCCGCAGCCACCGCCAACTCCAGTTGTGCCTAAGCAAGAGATACACTACCACTACAGCGAGAAGGAGTCGGAAGAGCCGGAGGTAACGCACGAACACTACAACTACCACCACGAGGAAACGATCGAAGATTCGGACGACGATATTCAGCACCACTACGTCAACCCCAACTACGGTAAGTTCAACTATCGGCCAAACATTGCGCACCCATCGTACCAGCGGCCACTGCGCGACAGTATGGGCGCTGGCAGCGAAACCACGCTGAAAGTAGTCGATCCGGATGCGAAGAATTCGCGCCCGCTCGAGATCACCAAGCAGGAGTACATGCGCCACGTACAGAACGCCGTCCTGCGGTACATGCGCCAGCTGCAGGAGGAGGGCCGTCTGCCGCAGATTGCGTCCCGCGACTCGGACGACACCCAGAAAGCGTTCGAGGAGATCGATCTGGCCGCACTGCTCGGCAATGGAAATGGAGGCTTCCCGAAGCAAAAGTTCCCCGCGCTGAACGGGGCGATGCGTGCGAACGTGCCACCGAGCCCGAGCCACTACAAGCCGATGAAGTCGGTGCCGAGCTCGTCGACGTACAAACCGACACCGGCCGCGCCCCAGAATGTGAAGCTCGGCAAGAACACGTACACGGCGGGCAAGCCGCTGAAGGTAGCGATCGAAAGCATGCAGGACACGCTCAGCAGCAACGTGGATTTGACGGTGAAGGGTAACAAGCCGCTGGTGAAGCCGGACCTGTCCGCCATCGACGTGGGCCAGTCGTACCTGCACGGGTCCACGCTGGATCATGGATCGCCGTCACCGAAGGATAGCCACAGCTACGGAGGGTCCAACGGGGGCGCTTCGCCTAAGACGAAGCTCCATTTCAACCAGCAGTCGCATCACGACATCAACTCGATGCTAAACGCTAAGGAGGGAGGTCTGCAGGGATTGCGGCCGAACTTGAAGGGTTCGTATCTGGACCATGCGTCCAATAACTTTGGTTCGATCAAGGCCGGGTCGGCGAACGTTGGTGCTTCGATCAGCTTCGGCAATGGGGGTATGGGAGGGCATGGGAAGGGGATGCATGCGGGTGAGGATGAAAACAACAAGATTGCGCCCGAAGCGCTAGATGCACCGATCCAGATCATCAACGgtattccgataacgaacccGTACAACATTGACATTAACACGCTCAGGTAAGAGAATATAAAAGGGATGGGAATTTGAACTTCTTATCGATATTCTGTGTTCTTCACTTTTCAGATACATGCTGGGAGGTCTCGCACAGGCACAAgcggaacagcagcaacagcagcaacacacgcacaaagaaCCGACGCTCAAGCTGAAGGGTTCCAACTGGATGTCACTGCCGACGATGGCTAGCCCGACGCAGGTGTTTTCCTCGCACATACCAACCTACCAGCATCCCCCATCGGAGGTGAACAACTACAAGTACAATGCCAACTTCGATGCGAGCAACTTCAAGATCAAGTTCCCGAAGAACGTCAAACCGAAGGGAGCGTCCGGTAGTGTCGGTGATGCGGCGACCAGCGGCTCGATGAACTATGCTGCGTGGGCCGAGTCGCCCCGAGCACCGAACCTGCTGGTGAACGGGAACCACTTCAACCACGGTAATGGGAATAACAATCTAAACCATGGCAATggcaaccagaaccagaacgGTATTGTAGGCAACAGCCGCCCGATGGCGGTACagaaccatcaccatcatcagcagatgcaacagcagcagcagccgcagcaacaacaacagcagttcCAACAGCAAATCCAACAACAattccaacagcagcaacaacaacagcaacaccaacagcagcaacaacactttgtgcaacaacaacagcatcaacagcagcagcagtttatCCGTCCCAACAGAGAGTTCAACCCGGAGCTATACCTCAACCCGAACGGGCAACTGTTCCAGGGGCTGCTGAAGCAGAACCCGATCATGAGCAAGAAGGCGGCCACCAGTGACTGGAAACCGACCACAGTCAAACCAACGACCGGACCCTCCAAGCCGGTCAAGATCGACACCAGTCTGCGGCCACCGCCACCAGTAGTAAAGGGTTGAGGAGAGGGCGTAGCTCGAACCCtaacagcaccaccatcaatACCAAAGTCAGATAGAACCATCCTAACTACGAAGGCTCCCAATGCGCTGTGATCATGTACTTACACTGTTTTCTGAGCCAGTTTCCAACGTTAAAAGCATTATTCAACGCTcgcgagatgtttttcaacagtaCAGCAGTCAGAAGTATATGAcagttgttgaaaaacatctcgtgagcgttcaataatgcttttaacGTGGGAAGCTGACCCTGACAGCAGTATAGTATTAGCATGATGGCTAATGGCAGTCTGCTGAAAGGTGCCGAAAGGGCAGTGGTCGTCCACAGTTTAGGTGATGAAATGAAAGTATTTAGAGACATTGCATGCTTTGCATTGACGCTTCACCAGACCAGTTGCACTGGATGTTGTTCTATCAGCTTCCGTTTCTTCTTTTATGTAGTCGATagggaaattaatttattttttactcgTAAGTTCATCCTGCTAATCATCCTGGATAGTGGCTGTTCTTTATAGAGCATAAAGACAGCCCGACGTACTCACTGTAGCTCACTATAGATGTTAGGTAGTAAGTAAATAAAAGTATGATATATTGGATCGAAATCAGATCTCTTATGCTAATGATCGCAGTTCATCTTTTCGTGTGAAGTAGTGGATTCCCTAGACAgcgaaagtaaaaaaagagtagCAAGAAGACCGCTCCGTGCCCAACAAAGCGTGATCTTGATGGCGATAAGGAGCGTGTGATATATGCGGCAGTGCGCTTGACCCGTGTTGTGTTTGCACAAGGGCGCGAGAGCGTGTTGAACTTGAACCCTCTTTTGTACTTTTCCCCGAAAGTGACTAGCGTTCGCTGGCAGCATGAAAGTGAAACATTCAACATTAATTATCTCTCCACCGTCACTGACCAACGATGATCACCACAGTTGATGCCTTCATTAGGGCGacaaaagggaaaaatgaaaaattacccTTTGTAGCGATTGTGAGGTAAGATTTCAATTAAATCTAATGCCCAGTGTAGCACACGGAAAGCGAACGAAGGGTTGAAAAATTCCACCACCgccttctctctctcatttacccacacacataaaccATGAACGATCGCGGGTGCGTATGTGCAGCCTGTCTGTTTATGCATTCGTGTGTGCACTTGTTTAGGTTTCGCTTTTTTCCTCTCCACCAagccaacaaaacaacatgcaTGGCGATCGTTTTCTACGCTTTCTTCCCATTGGACGTTATCGTGGGCAGTGGTCTGGCGGGTAATAAACGTCTCGCGATTAGACGCTTTTGACGCACGAACGGCTTAGTTtcgttgtgtttgattttctgttAGATTCCcgtgtggtgttgtttttccatctttccttttggttggttttcaGCCGAGTGTTAGTTTTACTACCGGAACATGCTTGTGATGAGTTGTTGTTATAtatttctcactctctctcgctcacttattcttgcgcacacactgtaCCCCGTGCGAACATTACAAGTTAATCGTCTGCATCGCAggtagtgtgtgtggtgggcATTTTTTGCGCTGTAGTTTTTATCGTGAAACGTTtgcattaattaattatttatgatAAGCCCGCCGGCTGGGTGGTTTATTAACTAGAGCAAATCATCCGTAGATGGATGTGGGGTGTACTGATTTCCTGTGGATTATCCATACACCGGCACAATCCAGCACTTGAAAGATGCAATgggggtgagaaagctcagtGAGATTCAAAACCTATGcaattttaaagaaattatGACAGCACACTATGTGAGAGGTTCAAAGTATTAAAGCAGTAGGTAATTTTTTAAAATCcaattataaaaaattaaaactataAAATACTAAATCACAGCAAACAGGTTTGCCAGGCCTGATCACGTGTTCGAAAGAGAAACAAAGACTCATTCCTCAGGTTATGACCATTTACGATCAGAGATTAAGAAAAGATGTTTGCGGACATGTTTAACATATGAAAGTAATTATTAActgtaaagaaaacaaattgattttataaaaaaaacgacaatacttggcacgtttttttttaaataatactgCACACTTAACCGCCAAAAAGGAGCTTTATTCGAAATCAAAAAAGCTCTGACCATCGCGAGCTTACGAGTTCGTTCATCTTGCACGCAAGTCATGTTCGCATGCTTTAGATCGCAATCAGTGAATGTCATCTAAATGAGTTTgttgctttcattttcttaattaaagatttttttcaaattattctgTGTTTAACACTTATTGTAATGTTAGAAATGAGTGTAATTTGTacgtttttattaaaatattttcactaCAGTTGCTTACCCTAATCAATGTGCTCAATGAGTGTGTTTTCGCGATGCTTCTGGTTGCAAACTGGAAAAGTGGGtaaaacaatgtaaaataaatataataaacgTGGTAATTATGAATAAACTTATACACATTAATGGATTAGACTATTTTGTGCTGCAGTATTATAATTTTTCATATAAGTCAGGAGTCATATCACATCCGCAAACCAATCGTACCTGAATCTTAATATTTCTAATCAAAACGCATAACTTTCCCACACTTTAATCGTCCTTTAATCGAGCACGTTTCCCGCCAGGCACTGCGGTGTCCACCAGTACGGACTTCTGTGTCTGATGATATTAAAATGCATCCCGCCGCGCCACAAAGCGGGCTGCGGATTGCAACGAGAGAGCGAGCAGAGAAAtgcatagcaaaaaaaagtgcaccaGAAAACATGagaaatgaaagtaaaaccCCCGGTACTGCATCTAAGCGGGGTGACAGCAAAGCCGTGGAGAAATGACGCCAAGCTAAACGCCGGTTAAGAAACGCGTTTCCTGTGCGCTTATGCAATGCAAAAAACCATCGCCATCGTCCGTGGTGGGTGCATTCGGTGGGACGCAGATATATTGGGACGCGAGAAATTATGAAAGACAGCATCGCCTCgccgaaacaaacaacagccaCACGTGATGCCTGAAAAGATTTGTGATACATCCCGAGGGCTTAGGTGGGTTTTCCGatcccacacaaaaaaattggATCATATGCCCCGGAGCATAAAATTGGCAGATTATGCATACGCGAAAACCGGATGTGGCGGATAAGGGTGGACGGCTGAATGAcacagttttgtttcttttgctttcatcgatcgttttttttacgttcGATTTGAGCCACGCGCGATTGGCCTTAATTTAGAGGAGGCTTGTGCGGTTGAGGattttgggtttttgtttttggggctTTACGAGCTCCAATTTTGATGCCCTCGGGAAGTGCTAAAGGCAGTGATCGGCCTGTACACAGCATGCAAGCTTTATGTAAGCTAAACGAGAACGACGTCAAATATCATTCATGCTGCGTGCATAAAAGGAAAGGAatatgtttttggtttttactATAGTTTGATTTTACGCTATTTTTCCGATTTCTAttggatttaatttaaatttaaatctcgCTCCCAAATCCCTATTTTAATGCAACACACATCAACCATATGCAATTGCACACCTGGCATATAGATGTGCCAAAATCCGTGCGTAGGAAAATTGCACACGCTTCCACAACGTCGTGACACTTTCTTTCCCGGTTTCGCTCCAACCTGACCAACATAAATTATGTCCAAAGCGCGCGCTCGGTCGCACTTTCGCAGCTCGTTGAGATGCCCTGTCCATAAAGGCGGCCAGCCCTGCCGACAGCGTGCCCATTTTTCCATGTCAATCCAGTGTCAATATCCTGTCAGTGTGGCTGCTCCTAGCCACCGACCTCCTACACTAATCTTCCCAACTACTCCCACAGCTTTTGCCAGTGCTTCCTGCATCGGTGCTCCCTTTCCCATTTACGGGGTAGGCGCACACACTTGTTGCGCATTTTCACTTTCCTCTCGAAACGGCTGCGGCAGCATTCACGCACCAAGCGTGCGCAACAAACTTGCATCTAGCGCGCGGGATCGCGTTCTCAGGTGGCGAGGCGAGACTTCAACACCCGGTGTCCTGCCCGCGGAAACCCAGGAGGCCACGCGTCACGCTTGGACGCTCATTGAACTTGACATTTCGTTGCGTAATCCTATCCCGCGGCAGGCGCGTTGTTTGCGCACGTTTCACGCgtcccttgtgtgtgtgtgtgcagtgcagTTGCAGTTGGAGATGCAATTTgtgacctttttttctttgctttccaACCGTACAAAACACGATTATCGTTTCGCTTCCCAGCTGCACGGAACCAAAATCGTCCTCCTCTCTGTTGGTGTTTCGTCTCTTGTGTGCGCACGCTGTGCATAACTAGttgagccacacacacacaagcacacagacGATACGTTAAGCTTCCGACTTCCGGCTGTCTTGCTGGGCTGGCTTCGCTTCGGATCGGATCGATAAATGGCGTTTtccgcaaaaaaacaaaaaccgtccAACGAAGAGGGAccacgtgcgcgcgcgccactAGCGAGCACATGTTGGTATGGAAGCATGCGCGGCATCATGCCCCGCGGTTGCGCCGCTTTTGATGCGGTGggttagggttttttttttacttttaattaattaccGTTCGCTCAGGGAAttgaggggagggggaggggaggcgCTAGGCACTAGTGCATGTGAAATgacattgtttgtttgtgttgttttttttcttcgtttgttGTTCCATGATGAGTTTTTATGGCGCACTTCTAATTGGACTGGTTGGAAGCCGTTACACAATGCGGTGATTAAAGGTAGTAAGTGATCTGATATTTTTGTAATTAAGATAACCACTTTTTGAAgggaaaatacaaaaaacagagacaaaagaaatgtaaaatgagaaacaaagcaacacacGCGTGTAAAGCAATAAGAAAAggagaggggaaaaaagaacGCATTTAATGAGCAAAATTTAGCAAAGCATGTAATAGCTCAAGgaaaattataaacaaattaaactttattcaaataaaatggaAAGTGGCGAACACGCGCATAAATTGTAGCACAAATAACCCACCGCTGTAGCGAGGGGGAACAGAACAGAGCGAAACATGACCGAGCAATGCTTATAATTAAACACAACAAAGCTTAAGCGATCAAGATAGCGCCACACACTATTTCTAAAGGCACCAAAGAAGTAGCCTTTTTGAAAATGGGATGGGGGGAAAATGGTTTGTCCCTTCCTTTTGTTTGTGCCAAGCTAGTCGAGTACAGAAAAATAAGCTTGGGGTGCGTGTATCACGCGAGCCTTTGCATGGACAGCCACTCTTCCCGCAGGGAGGCCCAAAAGATGCAAAACAACTCGGGGAACAATTAAACTGCGGTGTGCATAATAAATCAACTGCATTTCAATCGCCTTATGACCACACTCACGGCCCTCACAGTGCCGATGCTTTCGTCTGCCGAGCCCTTTCCAAACAACGCCGGAACAACGCTGGAACGCACGTTCGCCGCTCGCTGCACGATGCAGTTGGATGCACATTGCTTGCAAGCAGGAGCTTGCGGTCTTTTCCATTAGCCAGCAGGGGGCAGTAGCGATGAATTAATTCCCACCTGAGAGCAACTTCTAACCTCTCCAAGCTccaagaaaagggaaagaaagaaaaacgccAGCCAGTTCAACGCGCTCTGGTCCACAAAATGAATTGAAGCCTTGTTGAGGTTGATCGTTGAGCCGTGAAATCGTCCTAAATCCCTTCGCATAATCACCACAAAAACATCATAACTAGTCTATGGTGGCCTGTTGCTGCTTGGTGGCTCAGTTTTGGTGGGTGGATTACTGCGCCATGTAATGCTCTCTCACCGGCTACAAACCATCATTTATGCAATGCGATGAccataaaattataaaaccgAACCGTTTTGTGAATAGGCAAAAGGCTACGCTGAGGCTGGCGACTACGTGCCTTCTCGACAAGTTGCAGCAAATGACGATTGGTGTCGAACCGCCGGCATGTTGCGCGATGCACTTTAATAGAGCGCAGCTAATGGAGTTAGAAGATCCGATCCGGCAGGGGCCAGCAGCACTGGTAGACTGGTGTCTGGTGTCTTGTTGTGTTATGCCAGCAAACGCAGATCAACAGATCAGGTTGGTGAGGTGCTTGGCAAAGATCAATTGAATGGATAGATCAAGTTTACCTGAACCATATCTCCATAGCGCTAACGCACCGCTATCAATTTCATCTTTAAAAGCTCTCTTTTATTCTGTCAATTTAGCTGTCCCGACTCTGGCGGTGGCGCTTGCAGTAGTTTGAAGCTgtggatcgttttttttttacatttcatcCCCCATAAGAAACAAAGACACATAATAGGGACCCGCGAGTTCCAGAGAAAGAAACTCCCAGCTTCGTTCTTCACGCTGCCGAACGCCGATTACGCAAAAGGGTCGCTCCCTGCTTTCCCTTTGCGCCTGCTGCCTGGTGACGTATGGGAAGTTTGCCTCCCATTTCTCGCTGCTTACTGTTACTGTTTTAGCGCCTCACAATTTATGGTTTTATTACTGGTGCTGGAGTGCATTTAAATCTTTCCATCGCCATTAGACGCGATCACCGCGAACCGCTAATTCGAGCGTTCAGggagaaagacacacacacacatggcatATCGACGATCGGGTGAACTCACATTACGTGAATGCTTttgtgcagtgcagtgcggTGTGTATTGTCTAGCCGAAACCTGTACCAGTGCGACGGTCGGAGGGATCGGGAAAATTGCGaattgggggaaaaaaggtgcGCACATTCGTTGCTTCTCCCAGGCGCCCCATCATATCGGGACGCCCTTACGCTTACCGCTGCCGCGTGCATCACGATCGCACGATCATCTCTCCACCTTCCCTTTCGCACCCGTTGTTCTTTAGGGTTTAGTTGGAGatacattttctttccctttttttggggtCGCTTTCGGCCCGACCCGCTTATTTCCATCGCTCAAAATTGGCACATCGATTATGATTGCAAGTTGATCGGCCCCAAGTGCTGCGGCACGGTGAGAGTTGGTGCATTGTTAGGGCGGCGAACGGTTGCATGCACATTTCTGCACACTTATTCGTGCATCAATTATAGGAGAACTAGTACAATTTGCAAAATAGTACCGAAAGCTTCCAAAACAGAAGTACTTTTCACACAAATAATGGTACTTCTGCTTTGGCTGTAATTTCTCCAATGATCGTTGGAAGGATTAATAAACGCTCGTCACATGGCGTAACTTCCGGTCATTACGCGTTACCACGTTTCGATCAATTGGAGCCAACCTCCCCATTAGAAGTGTAAAcgactacacacacacacactctcccaTTGGGGAGGGTACGATGATGAGTTCAAGATTCAAGTCGTGATCGTTTCGCAAGCAGGAACCATCACGAGCAGTGTAGAAATTGTTTCCAACTACTTCTCTGAACATCGTCCATCGGGACCGGGGTATGATATCAATTTGCGTTCCAACTTCTTCGACACGGTCGGCTTTATGACACACTCCTTTTGCCGACTTCCACCACTTCGACGCCCCTCTAGAGCTTGTTGAGTGAACGAGTTTTGGTGCAACTCGTGCTTCCTGTTTCGATAacttgttttttgcttcatcttTTTGTGCCTGAAACTGTGTTACGTTGCAGCTGAGGTCAAAGCAGTTTGAAGACACGATCTTTACCTTTAACTGGACATATTCTAGCGAAACGAATTCTCATGCACCTTGAAGTAAGCACCGATCACCAACGATTGTGTTTTTCTGTATCATCTGCGATGGGGGAATTCCCTTTTCCGGTCGGGGCAGCCTGAACACGGTAAACCTGTCGCACCTGGCAGAAGAAAGTAGATCCACCGCTTCCACCCGACGCGACATGACACCGAGTCTGGTCGGAGCCAGCCATCTCTCGTTAAGGATGATCTCCACGGTTGACCATGGACTAGGCGTAGTAAAAGATGTAGTAAAAGATGGCCATTTGATAGCGTGGAACGCGTGATGGAAACCGGCGATCAAGAGTGAAATGGCTTTCGCCGGCCCTTTTTCGCTTCGTTTCGCTTGACCATGCGGGACATCACCGTCGCTCCGTCGTCGACGGACTGGCTGGCCGGTAAGCATCAGGCTGAGCAGCGCAACCGCTCAAGGGGGGGGTAAGCTTGATCATGAGAAATCAATTTACTGATCGACACGG contains:
- the LOC120897773 gene encoding uncharacterized protein LOC120897773, with the translated sequence MRFHARALLLISLAVLLCAASGESGKHKKKNRRHEDERSEQVYYVDQIASASAISPWTSNRIIAKTTENGKESQYVINIAPDDEVIIHDDRAATDRTSDRGPSDDQTPQDFVHEALRLRKQYMQNGPANGGTTPLPASSFVEFTTVKYDHFGPSKAPPEREAPQPHIIYHSKPVPTKPATTVAPAPKPSVMPTYRPKHIKPKTTQPMLVHTVTPYVAIEHEQPAPLPTMGYRPKEMKVQAAPKPETVAKTAHLPAGGKATPIKQQDTAASSVYVQAVRPDESTFGSSSYATHHESGSSYQEFHKFTPNSDTQSSSSILTVHKVRPPLEVYRAKPAKHPREEEHREYQPKGPKYPREEEHREYLPKTPKPKPQAQVPVELGRYRPTKGFVVEEDHTPSYQPEKKQHFVSEVTNPHVKYEKEVEENFLKQQQQQQQQQQQHQQQQHQYHQQLEQEHQHHHHHHHGYETPRPEKKHKPQPTEEPQYYPPKSYHPIETITQVQMEPEPMPSEEPYRYKPVKSHHVDTFKPAAPINYELDPSPPVQVKETYIYHPAKSHHVDPPKKQPEVSTISYHGSKHYEPSDKHLPEAVSPDFLKLATARPAKHKYADLPKPSPAPSYSKVTSYPTLQSTSSQREKPTYDPYKYRPSPTPEVSSVGHGFQKISSSPASFPKYIPAKIGEAQSDASTPYSYKQGQVAPAETFASYVPSSTPESFSVGVSQDYPKMFSASPTPYTKYGTGSAAPPASDTLYEFPHMKETPKSFSKFQEPKTYASIHPSEQPFKTLSTTIFMKPAVSEPSFASTAGKPIQNLTTSVGLNASPSDATKTEYYTDSEVTTYYVLPNGTEIRLGDDPAKIPQEFRITSDDASFLSSNYSTKLAEDFAMKYNWDSLHAVADGEFYLGSASDAGLKALMKDAAKSSTAKHHEPIEYIVRDKKKLKPLVFPKVPHKPIKTVTIYKSTHRSSDDMEGGFEPMIGVQPPMDKKSELPGGDDEFYYTNEAVELEEDPSKASKKNAVFMPGQGMMGGRMPGPGMMLKLGPGSMPVREPQGPAPAQDMDMSAEPSKKHQYFVLYHIEDKEKKPSRPHVPQPPPTPVVPKQEIHYHYSEKESEEPEVTHEHYNYHHEETIEDSDDDIQHHYVNPNYGKFNYRPNIAHPSYQRPLRDSMGAGSETTLKVVDPDAKNSRPLEITKQEYMRHVQNAVLRYMRQLQEEGRLPQIASRDSDDTQKAFEEIDLAALLGNGNGGFPKQKFPALNGAMRANVPPSPSHYKPMKSVPSSSTYKPTPAAPQNVKLGKNTYTAGKPLKVAIESMQDTLSSNVDLTVKGNKPLVKPDLSAIDVGQSYLHGSTLDHGSPSPKDSHSYGGSNGGASPKTKLHFNQQSHHDINSMLNAKEGGLQGLRPNLKGSYLDHASNNFGSIKAGSANVGASISFGNGGMGGHGKGMHAGEDENNKIAPEALDAPIQIINGIPITNPYNIDINTLRYMLGGLAQAQAEQQQQQQHTHKEPTLKLKGSNWMSLPTMASPTQVFSSHIPTYQHPPSEVNNYKYNANFDASNFKIKFPKNVKPKGASGSVGDAATSGSMNYAAWAESPRAPNLLVNGNHFNHGNGNNNLNHGNGNQNQNGIVGNSRPMAVQNHHHHQQMQQQQQPQQQQQQFQQQIQQQFQQQQQQQQHQQQQQHFVQQQQHQQQQQFIRPNREFNPELYLNPNGQLFQGLLKQNPIMSKKAATSDWKPTTVKPTTGPSKPVKIDTSLRPPPPVVKG